A genome region from Microplitis mediator isolate UGA2020A chromosome 4, iyMicMedi2.1, whole genome shotgun sequence includes the following:
- the LOC130666765 gene encoding uncharacterized protein LOC130666765 produces MKPEKECDGTQVFWNPSALSDGVVYSLNCPLIFVSDYSGDSSCHRFQNDNFTKAKNTYWESACTDGDNSRLGQLCACDKQVDQDTSIRTLSLREHYTDSADSRVVTGIRFIVKNNIVMIQIREGKIVNGIIDPKTVKWIDDDGQHPEIGPDTVKLNYNIRAFELDDIELPDGHLVTGVKFSVRNKTRISLAIRGSAMYDDKKKTFPSIHDQWYYPTPDPDIDRYNIDIEYFKNPADSSDKNQELSTPGLHYVDLSTSVYSSKDENVAIIPFIDSRELITNPPIALGGLGIFFNSKPGYGGFITFKYITAKYNIRLDRDHDQAMNATLSDLLKYLE; encoded by the exons ATGAAGCCAGAAAAGGAATGCGACGGTACACAAGTATTTTGGAATCCTTCAGCTTTGTCAGATGGCGTCGTATACAGCTTAAACTGTCCACTT ATTTTTGTCAGTGATTATTCAGGAGATAGCAGTTGTCATCGTTTTCagaatgataattttacgAAAGCTAAAAACACATATTGGGAATCAGCATGTACTGATGGAGATAATTCAAGATTAGGACAATTATGTGCTTGCGATAAACAAGTCGATCAAGATACTAGTATACGAACACTAAGTTTAAGAGAACATTACACTGATAGTGCTGATAGtcg AGTTGTCACCGGAATACGAttcattgttaaaaataatatcgtaaTGATACAAATTCGAGAAGGTAAAATAGTCAATGGTATTATAGACCCCAAAACCGTTAAATGGATAGATGATGATGGGCAGCATCCTGAAATAGGTCCTGATACAGTGAAGCTCAATTATAACATACGAGCGTTTGAATTAGATGACATAGAATTGCCTGATGGACACTTAGTAACAG GAGTCAAATTCTCAGTGCGAAATAAAACGCGAATATCATTAGCAATAAGAGGATCAGCTATgtatgatgataaaaaaaaaacttttccatCAATTCACGATCAATGGTATTATCCAACACCTGATCCAGATATAGAtag GTATAATATTGAtatagaatattttaaaaatccagcTGATTCAAGTGATAAGAATCAAGAATTAAGTACGCCAGGATTGCATTACGTTGATTTATCAACATCAGTATATTCTTCAAAAGATGAAAATGTTGCAATAATACCATTTATAGATTCCCGCGAACTTATTACTAATCCGCCAATCGCTCTTGGTGGATtaggaatattttttaatagtaaacCCGGTTATGGTGGATTTATAACGTTTAAATATATCACAGCTAAATATAATATTCGCCTTGACAGAGATCATGATCAAGCTATGAATGCTACTTTATCAGACTTGCTTAAATATTTAGAgtga
- the LOC130667221 gene encoding uncharacterized protein LOC130667221 — translation MNYQYLDPMKWFCLMILLSLQDIKNYSVGKCINIENKESSPSAHDEWDHLKHNISKRRIIDDINTIREKSYSTKAAVRSLESTIVTALYKQQTNEENKRLLDSLWNIQEISEEIDTNYKYLSPSQLYNFKINPVTATKRYANNTLEGDKYLDKLLKIGHWTSGLAKNDSNSVQENVFSVAIEYYSRLQNNGNYCGKSSIYNKVYQLYESMLASVNKGYAMIYMAYEFQKQSPENTDDRRSAQRIILEECKEAVVRMTTSASSYLKKIDNTTYKKSQGCDPEEWAEGVNYIRLKNHVSYHEPSTKWYADRHALFLRNMKPEFECNGTQTFWNPDIEDGVIYSLNCPLIFVSNYSGDSSCHHFQNDDFTKTKSIDWISTCTSGDNSKLEQLCACDKQVDQDTSIRTISLREHYTDSADNRVVTGIRFIVKNNIVMIQIREGKLVNGIIDPKTVKWIDDDGQHPEISPDTVKLSYNIRAFELDDIELPDGHLVTGVKFLVRNKTRISLAVRGSAMYDDKKKTFPSIHDQWYYPTPDPDITRCNIDIKYSKNPAILDEQCQQSSIPGLNYVDFSTSVFSSKDHNVAIVPFIDSRELVTNPPNALGGLGIFYKSKPGYGGFIAFKYITANYNIRLDRDHAQAINVTLLDLFKYL, via the exons atgaattatcagTATTTAGATCCGATGAAATGGTTTTGtcttatgattttattaagtttacaggatattaaaaattattctgttGGAAAGTGTATTAATATAGAGAATAAAGAAAGTTCACCATCAGCCCACGATGAATGGGATCATCTAAAGCATAATATTTCTAAAAGGAG aaTCATTGATGACATAAATACTATACGTGAGAAATCTTACAGCACTAAAGCAGCAGTTAGAAGTTTGGAATCTACGATTGTAACAGCCCTTTATAAACAACAAACCAACGAAGAAAATAAACGGCTTTTAGATTCTCTATGGAATATCCAAGAAATATCCGAAGAAATTGACACTAATTATAAATACCTATCACCCTCTCaattatacaattttaaaatcaaccCAGTCACAGCTACCAAAAGATATGCCAATAATACACTCGAAGGTGACAAATATTTAGACAAATTACTAAAAATCGGTCATTGGACAAGTGGTTTAGCAAAAAATGACTCAAATAGCGTTCAGGAGAATGTGTTTTCAGTTGCGATTGAATACTACTCAAGATTACAA AACAATGGAAATTACTGCGGTAAATCATCGATTTATAATAAAGTATATCAACTTTATGAATCTATGTTAGCAAGCGTCAATAAAGGATACGCTATGATTTATATGGCGTATGAATTCCAAAAACAAAGTCCTGAAAATACAG acGATCGGCGATCTGCACAAAGGATTATACTAGAAGAATGTAAAGAAGCAGTTGTTCGTATGACCACTTCAGCAAGCAGTTATTTGAAGAAAATCGATAATACGacatataaaaaatcacaAGGTTGTGACCCGGAAGAATGGGCTGAAg GTGTGAATTACATTCGTTTGAAAAATCATGTTTCGTATCATGAACCAAGTACAAAATGGTACGCTGATCGACATGCATTATTCTTAAGAAATATGAAGCCAGAATTCGAATGCAATGGTACACAAACATTTTGGAATCCGGACATTGAAGATGGTGTCATATATAGTTTAAACTGTCCACTT ATTTTTGTCAGTAATTATTCAGGGGATAGCAGTTGTCAtcattttcagaatgatgatTTCACGAAAACTAAAAGTATAGATTGGATATCAACATGTACTTCCGgagataattcaaaattagaaCAATTATGTGCTTGCGATAAGCAAGTCGACCAAGATACTAGTATACGAACAATAAGCTTAAGAGAACATTACACTGATAGTGCTGATAAtcg agTTGTTACCGGAATacgatttattgttaaaaataatatcgtaaTGATACAAATTCGAGAAGGTAAATTAGTCAATGGTATTATAGACCCCAAAACCGTTAAATGGATAGATGATGATGGGCAGCATCCTGAAATTAGTCCTGATACAGTGAAGCTCAGTTATAATATACGAGCGTTTGAATTAGATGACATAGAATTGCCTGATGGGCACCTGGTAACAG GAGTCAAATTCTTAGTAAGAAATAAAACGCGTATATCATTAGCAGTAAGAGGATCAGCTATgtatgatgataaaaaaaaaacattcccATCAATTCACGATCAATGGTACTATCCAACACCTGATCCAGATATAACtag GTGtaatattgatataaaatattcaaaaaatccaGCTATTTTAGATGAACAGTGCCAACAATCAAGTATTCCCGGATTGAATTACGTTGATTTCTCAACATCAGTGTTTTCTTCAAAAGATCACAATGTTGCGATTGTACCATTCATAGATTCGCGCGAACTTGTTACGAATCCACCCAATGCTCTAGGTGGATTaggaatattttataaaagtaaacCCGGCTATGGTGGATTTATAGCGTTTAAGTATATTACAGCTAATTATAATATTCGCCTTGACAGAGATCATGCTCAAGCTATAAATGTTACTTTATTagacttatttaaatatttatga